From the Bos indicus x Bos taurus breed Angus x Brahman F1 hybrid chromosome 27, Bos_hybrid_MaternalHap_v2.0, whole genome shotgun sequence genome, one window contains:
- the LOC113884827 gene encoding beta-defensin 105-like: protein MAPSRKMFYFVLAFFFMLAQFPSGCQAGLQYSQPLSAGDVSPCELCWLGRGKCRKICTEDEKIVGNCKVNFFCCRRRIL from the exons ATGGCGCCGAGCAGGaagatgttttattttgtcttggcCTTCTTCTTCATGCTGGCTCAATTTCCGTCAG GGTGCCAGGCAGGACTCCAGTATTCCCAGCCACTTTCAGCAG GTGACGTATCTCCCTGTGAGTTGTGCTGGCTCGGTCGGGGCAAATGCAGGAAAATATGCACTGAGGATGAGAAGATTGTTGGAAATTGCAAAGTGAACTTTTTCTGCTGCCGGCGGAGGATCCTGTAA
- the LOC113884829 gene encoding beta-defensin 107A-like: protein MPGAMKTFFLMFAAMILLAQIFSAPRSLKRQIHCLKMDGRCEVECLSFEDKIGGCRAELTPFCCRKRVNN, encoded by the exons ATGCCTGGAGCCATGAAAACCTTCTTCTTAATGTTTGCTGCCATGATTCTTCTTGCTCAGATTTTCTCAG CCCCAAGAAGCCTTAAAAGACAGATACACTGTCTGAAAATGGATGGTCGCTGTGAAGTCGAATGCCTTTCCTTTGAGGATAAGATAGGGGGCTGCAGAGCTGAACTGACACCATTTTGCTGCAGAAAAAGAGTCAATAATTAA